In Deltaproteobacteria bacterium, a single genomic region encodes these proteins:
- a CDS encoding MATE family efflux transporter, which yields MDAPTPAVAASPTESAARAVVRLALPAIATGLLSTLVFLADRVMLARHRQDELASMQLQGPLLWSVGSVFMAVCAGTVALVARSTGAGDLVRARAVARASLRLAAVLGLVVGGLGIALLEPLVLVFGPDDAALRGLSASYLRLTFASLPFEFVALSASMILAGSGDTRTPLFAGAVANLSNIAINALLIYGHDLPALGLHIPALGVRGAATGTAIAFVIEAVVLLRVLGRDQHPLDTRGWWRRGDPHGGQALRDLFRLGTPAVLERVLVHAGFLSYAKAVATLGAVAMAANQALITVESICFMCADGFGVAAATVMGQRLGRGDPSGAREGGRIALAMAITAITSLGVMVWLTGGWTLPMFVPPGADGTALVALAAQALPLLALSQPGMTAGIVLSMGLRGVGDTRTPLLAATVGGLLIRVTLAWTFAIGLDLGLVGVWWASTIDWCVRATWLTIVFVRGRWTRIVI from the coding sequence TGGACGCCCCCACCCCTGCGGTCGCCGCCAGCCCCACGGAGTCGGCCGCGCGTGCAGTCGTGCGGCTCGCGTTGCCGGCCATCGCCACCGGCCTGCTCAGCACGTTGGTGTTCCTGGCCGATCGCGTGATGCTGGCGCGACACCGCCAGGACGAGCTCGCGAGCATGCAGCTCCAGGGCCCGCTGCTGTGGTCGGTCGGCTCGGTGTTCATGGCGGTGTGCGCCGGCACGGTCGCGTTGGTGGCCCGCAGCACCGGCGCCGGTGACCTCGTGCGCGCGCGCGCGGTCGCCCGCGCATCGCTGCGACTGGCCGCCGTGCTCGGGCTCGTGGTCGGCGGCCTCGGCATCGCGTTGCTCGAGCCGCTGGTGTTGGTGTTCGGCCCCGACGACGCCGCCCTCCGGGGCCTGTCGGCCAGCTACCTGCGGCTGACGTTCGCGTCGCTGCCCTTCGAGTTCGTGGCGCTGTCGGCCTCGATGATCCTCGCGGGCAGCGGCGACACCCGCACACCGCTGTTCGCCGGTGCGGTCGCCAACCTCAGCAACATCGCGATCAATGCGCTGCTGATCTACGGCCACGATCTCCCCGCGCTCGGCCTGCACATCCCCGCACTCGGGGTCCGCGGCGCTGCGACCGGCACCGCGATCGCCTTCGTGATCGAGGCCGTCGTGCTGCTGCGCGTACTCGGGCGGGACCAGCACCCGCTCGACACCCGCGGCTGGTGGCGCCGCGGCGATCCGCACGGCGGCCAGGCGCTGCGTGATCTCTTCCGGCTCGGGACCCCCGCCGTGCTGGAGCGTGTGCTCGTGCACGCGGGCTTCCTCAGCTACGCCAAGGCGGTCGCGACCCTCGGTGCGGTCGCGATGGCGGCCAACCAGGCGCTCATCACCGTCGAGTCGATCTGCTTCATGTGCGCCGACGGCTTCGGTGTCGCGGCCGCGACCGTGATGGGGCAGCGGCTCGGGCGCGGCGATCCGAGCGGCGCACGCGAGGGCGGTCGCATCGCGCTCGCGATGGCGATCACGGCGATCACCTCGCTCGGCGTGATGGTGTGGCTCACCGGTGGTTGGACGCTGCCCATGTTCGTGCCACCGGGGGCCGACGGCACCGCGCTGGTGGCCCTCGCCGCGCAGGCGCTGCCGTTGCTGGCGCTGTCGCAGCCCGGCATGACCGCGGGCATCGTGCTCTCGATGGGGCTGCGGGGCGTGGGCGACACCCGCACGCCGCTGCTGGCCGCCACCGTCGGCGGGCTGCTCATCCGGGTCACGCTCGCGTGGACCTTCGCGATCGGCCTCGACCTGGGGCTGGTCGGCGTGTGGTGGGCCAGCACCATCGACTGGTGCGTGCGCGCGACGTGGCTGACCATCGTGTTCGTGCGCGGACGCTGGACGCGGATCGTGATCTAG
- a CDS encoding site-2 protease family protein, whose product MHWSWKLAEVAGIEVKVHATFLLLLLWIGGAAWAEQGSPLAALGGVAFACVLFGIVVLHELGHATAARHYGIRTRDITLLPIGGVARLERMPKEPRAELVVALAGPAVNLVLALALAATMLALGQSLAPPDPTVASGSLLARLLWVNVALLLFNLLPAFPMDGGRVLRALLAMRTDHARATRIAARLGQGLALVIGFAGLFGSPLLVFIALFVWLGAQSESAAEQMHDMMAGLHVDDAMVRVFDVLTPGDSLATASAHLLRGFQAHFPVVDGDRVAGLLTYDGLVRGLTEHAPGTCIDAVMSPVPLRVSPRDPLEHAFERMAEHQLRVAPVVDGTQLVGLLTLEGLGELVTLRSAIARRAAHGRGRAPRMAPT is encoded by the coding sequence ATGCACTGGTCGTGGAAGCTCGCCGAGGTCGCCGGCATCGAGGTCAAGGTCCACGCGACCTTCCTGCTGCTGCTGTTGTGGATCGGCGGCGCGGCATGGGCCGAGCAGGGCTCGCCGTTGGCCGCACTCGGGGGCGTCGCGTTCGCATGCGTGTTGTTCGGCATCGTAGTGCTGCACGAGCTCGGGCATGCCACCGCGGCGCGGCACTACGGCATCCGCACCCGCGATATCACGCTGCTGCCGATCGGCGGGGTCGCGCGACTCGAGCGCATGCCGAAGGAGCCGCGCGCCGAGCTGGTGGTCGCGCTGGCGGGCCCGGCGGTGAATCTCGTGCTCGCGCTGGCGCTCGCCGCCACGATGCTCGCGCTCGGGCAGTCGCTCGCGCCGCCCGACCCCACGGTCGCGAGCGGCTCGCTCCTCGCGCGCCTGCTGTGGGTCAACGTCGCGCTGCTGCTGTTCAACCTCTTGCCTGCGTTCCCGATGGACGGCGGACGGGTGCTGCGCGCGTTGCTGGCGATGCGCACCGATCACGCCCGCGCGACCCGCATCGCCGCCAGGCTCGGCCAGGGGCTTGCGCTCGTGATCGGCTTCGCCGGTCTGTTCGGCAGTCCGCTGCTGGTGTTCATCGCGCTGTTCGTGTGGCTCGGCGCCCAGTCGGAGTCCGCCGCCGAGCAGATGCACGACATGATGGCGGGCCTGCACGTCGACGACGCGATGGTCCGCGTGTTCGACGTGCTCACGCCCGGCGACTCGCTCGCGACCGCGAGCGCCCACCTGCTGCGCGGCTTCCAGGCCCACTTCCCGGTGGTCGACGGCGATCGTGTCGCGGGCCTGCTGACCTACGATGGCCTCGTCCGCGGCCTCACCGAGCACGCACCCGGCACCTGCATCGATGCGGTGATGTCCCCGGTACCGCTGCGGGTGTCACCCCGCGATCCGCTCGAGCACGCGTTCGAACGCATGGCCGAGCACCAGCTGCGCGTGGCCCCGGTGGTCGACGGCACGCAGCTGGTCGGGCTGCTGACACTCGAGGGGCTCGGTGAGCTCGTCACGCTCCGCAGCGCGATTGCCCGGCGTGCGGCGCACGGCCGCGGCCGGGCCCCCCGCATGGCACCGACGTGA
- a CDS encoding glutathione S-transferase family protein, whose protein sequence is MSADAHHPALRLFGRRSSHFTRVAVIFADVLGIDAPLEVVHDLASVEAGNYGGNPTLKVPTLVIDGVPLFGTENICRRLVGLSGRAGDPRVVLTELLPDDRSRSAQELVWHAMSAQVQLRVGIHFAGLPADNRFFAKTIAGLHGALDWLDAQLPAVLAALPADRELSLFEVTLGCLLEHLAFRPAVRLQPPPHLRAFAASFAAQPWAQRSAYRSDAAPRPA, encoded by the coding sequence ATGTCCGCTGACGCCCACCACCCCGCGCTGCGACTGTTCGGTCGCCGCAGCTCCCACTTCACCCGCGTCGCGGTGATCTTCGCCGACGTGCTCGGCATCGACGCGCCGCTCGAGGTGGTCCACGACCTCGCCAGCGTCGAGGCCGGCAACTACGGCGGCAACCCGACCCTCAAGGTGCCGACGCTGGTGATCGACGGCGTGCCGTTGTTCGGCACCGAGAACATCTGTCGGCGCCTGGTCGGGCTCTCGGGGCGTGCCGGCGACCCGCGTGTCGTGCTGACCGAGCTCCTGCCCGACGATCGCAGTCGCAGCGCGCAGGAGCTGGTGTGGCACGCCATGTCGGCGCAGGTGCAGCTGCGCGTCGGCATCCACTTCGCGGGGCTGCCCGCCGACAATCGCTTCTTCGCCAAGACCATCGCCGGCCTCCACGGTGCACTCGACTGGCTCGACGCGCAGCTACCCGCGGTGCTCGCCGCGCTGCCGGCGGATCGTGAGCTCAGCCTGTTCGAGGTCACGCTCGGGTGTCTGCTCGAGCACCTCGCGTTCCGTCCTGCAGTGCGTCTGCAGCCGCCGCCGCACCTGCGCGCGTTCGCAGCGTCGTTCGCCGCGCAGCCATGGGCGCAGCGCAGTGCGTATCGCAGCGACGCCGCGCCGCGACCGGCGTGA
- a CDS encoding dienelactone hydrolase family protein, translating to MDDDLDDFAARDVTCEGAARTVYVAGVGPAVIVMAEMPGISPDVARFARWVRAAGFTVYLPSLFGRDGAYPESAAGLDVLQRACVRAEFAALAAGTSSPVTGWLRALARLAHGECGGPGVGAIGMCFTGNFALSMMLEPAVLAPVLCQPSLPLRDPAGLNIAADELAFVRGRLQAEDLTVRAYRFAGDRHCAAARFDAYARALGPRFEPRVLPDAAAKPDPPPFFSQVVGCPHSVVTAHLVDAEGEPTLAARDEILAFFRHRLHGVDDVR from the coding sequence ATGGACGACGATCTCGACGATTTCGCGGCGCGCGACGTCACCTGCGAGGGGGCCGCCCGCACGGTCTACGTGGCGGGCGTGGGCCCGGCGGTGATCGTGATGGCCGAGATGCCCGGTATCAGCCCCGATGTGGCCCGCTTCGCACGGTGGGTGCGTGCGGCCGGCTTCACGGTCTACCTGCCGTCGCTGTTCGGGCGCGATGGTGCCTACCCCGAGAGCGCCGCGGGCCTCGATGTGCTGCAGCGCGCGTGCGTGCGGGCCGAGTTCGCCGCACTGGCCGCGGGCACCTCGAGCCCGGTCACGGGCTGGCTGCGGGCGCTCGCACGGCTCGCGCACGGCGAGTGCGGTGGCCCGGGCGTCGGCGCGATCGGCATGTGCTTCACCGGCAACTTTGCGCTCAGCATGATGCTCGAGCCGGCGGTACTCGCCCCCGTGCTGTGCCAGCCCTCGCTACCGCTGCGCGACCCTGCCGGGCTCAACATCGCCGCCGACGAGCTCGCGTTCGTGCGTGGGCGTCTGCAGGCCGAGGACCTCACGGTCCGTGCGTACCGCTTCGCCGGCGATCGACACTGCGCGGCGGCGCGGTTCGACGCGTACGCGCGGGCCCTCGGGCCGCGCTTCGAGCCGCGGGTGCTGCCCGACGCGGCGGCGAAGCCCGACCCGCCGCCGTTCTTCTCCCAGGTGGTCGGGTGTCCCCACAGCGTCGTGACCGCCCACCTCGTCGATGCCGAAGGCGAGCCGACGCTCGCCGCCCGCGACGAGATCCTCGCGTTCTTCCGCCACCGCCTGCACGGAGTCGACGATGTCCGCTGA